Proteins encoded together in one Streptomyces sp. TLI_171 window:
- a CDS encoding CAP domain-containing protein, whose amino-acid sequence MFAVVAVVATAAAAVVGGKAAMSSGPQDGAAAAAPEPQLPTGDGSAAGRPDATTTSASASASAQPTVTPAPIPQTTGPTRLPGGSTSTVPVQRSAGAPTAAGSSPAAVTPPARTASPTTASRTGADLDSAANQVLALINQARAEQGVAPLQMSAGLRSSANAHDQVMAAGCGLQHQCPGEADFGARERAAGVQWGTAGENIGTGGPVANTTAGAADMALGLTRSMLAERPPNDGHRRNILNPAFHHVGIELLRDSSGTLWMTQDFSD is encoded by the coding sequence GTGTTCGCGGTGGTGGCGGTGGTGGCGACCGCGGCCGCCGCCGTGGTCGGCGGCAAGGCGGCGATGTCCTCCGGTCCGCAGGACGGTGCGGCGGCAGCCGCACCGGAACCGCAACTCCCGACCGGGGACGGGTCGGCGGCCGGCCGCCCGGACGCGACCACGACCTCGGCCTCGGCCTCGGCCTCGGCGCAGCCGACGGTGACACCCGCGCCGATACCGCAGACCACGGGGCCGACCCGGCTTCCCGGCGGGTCCACGAGCACGGTGCCGGTTCAGCGGTCTGCCGGTGCACCTACGGCCGCGGGCAGTTCGCCCGCGGCCGTCACGCCGCCCGCACGGACGGCCTCCCCGACGACGGCGTCCAGGACGGGCGCCGACCTGGACTCCGCGGCGAACCAGGTGCTCGCGCTGATCAACCAGGCGCGCGCCGAACAGGGCGTCGCCCCGCTGCAGATGAGCGCGGGGTTGCGGAGCAGCGCGAACGCGCACGACCAGGTCATGGCGGCGGGCTGCGGGCTGCAGCACCAGTGCCCGGGCGAGGCCGACTTCGGCGCGCGCGAGCGGGCGGCGGGCGTGCAGTGGGGAACGGCCGGCGAGAACATCGGCACCGGCGGGCCGGTGGCCAACACCACGGCCGGGGCGGCCGACATGGCCCTCGGCCTCACCAGGAGCATGCTCGCCGAACGTCCGCCGAACGACGGCCATCGCCGGAACATCCTCAATCCGGCCTTCCACCACGTGGGGATCGAGCTGCTGCGCGACTCCTCCGGCACGCTGTGGATGACCCAGGACTTCTCGGACTGA
- a CDS encoding polysaccharide lyase family 1 protein, translated as MRRSIALRLYAALATTALAAAAGAVVTMPSASAAVTGSATGFASQNGGTTGGAGGQTVRATTGTAIHQALCNRATASTPITIEVEGTINHDNTAKVSGPSCNTAAGVIELKQISNVTVVGVGSGAVFDQLGIHIRESSNIIIQNVTVRNVKKSGSPTSNGGDAIGMETDVRNVWVDHATLEASGGEAEGFDGLFDLKDNTQYVTLSYSTLRNSGRGGLIGSSDTELSNSFITFHHNLYENIDSRAPLLRGGTAHIYNNYYVKLNKSGINSRAGARAKVDNNYFKDSQDVLGTFYTGAAGYWQVAGNIFDNVTWSSPDADTNPAGPDVKSTTTVAVPYSYTLDAAACVPDIVTRTAGANKGLQVSNGACAPQSPSPTPTAPTPTPTPSPTASSSPQPGGTNLSIGAGADGSGKATGTSYGNVIDGTMGTYWSPTGSTGSISVKWPTATTVAGLVIREAAGSAGSIGTWRVLNGDTGAVLATGSGAGAIAVPRTSLKKITFEITGSTGTPKVAEFETYAG; from the coding sequence ATGCGACGATCAATCGCCCTACGCCTGTACGCGGCACTCGCGACGACGGCCCTGGCGGCCGCCGCCGGCGCGGTCGTGACGATGCCCTCGGCATCGGCGGCGGTGACCGGCAGCGCCACCGGCTTCGCCTCCCAGAACGGCGGGACCACCGGCGGCGCGGGCGGGCAGACCGTGCGCGCCACCACCGGGACCGCGATCCACCAGGCGCTGTGCAACCGGGCCACCGCGAGCACCCCGATCACCATCGAGGTCGAGGGCACCATCAACCACGACAACACGGCCAAGGTGTCGGGGCCCAGCTGCAACACCGCCGCCGGCGTCATCGAGCTCAAGCAGATCAGCAACGTCACCGTCGTGGGCGTCGGCAGCGGCGCCGTCTTCGACCAACTGGGCATCCACATCCGGGAGTCCAGCAACATCATCATCCAGAACGTGACCGTCAGGAACGTCAAGAAGTCGGGCTCGCCGACATCCAACGGCGGTGACGCCATCGGCATGGAGACGGACGTCCGCAACGTCTGGGTCGACCACGCCACCCTCGAGGCGTCGGGCGGCGAGGCCGAGGGCTTCGACGGCCTCTTCGACCTGAAGGACAACACCCAGTACGTGACGCTGTCCTACAGCACGCTGCGCAACTCCGGGCGCGGCGGCCTGATCGGCTCCAGCGACACCGAGCTCTCGAACAGCTTCATCACCTTCCACCACAACCTGTACGAGAACATCGACTCCCGCGCGCCGCTGCTGCGCGGCGGGACCGCCCACATCTACAACAACTACTACGTGAAGCTCAACAAGTCCGGGATCAACTCGCGCGCCGGGGCCCGCGCCAAGGTGGACAACAACTACTTCAAGGACTCCCAGGACGTGCTGGGCACCTTCTACACCGGCGCGGCCGGCTACTGGCAGGTCGCCGGCAACATCTTCGACAACGTGACGTGGTCCAGCCCCGACGCCGATACCAATCCCGCCGGGCCCGACGTGAAGTCCACCACCACCGTCGCCGTTCCCTACTCCTACACCCTCGACGCCGCCGCCTGCGTCCCGGACATCGTGACCCGGACGGCCGGCGCCAACAAGGGCCTGCAGGTCTCGAACGGCGCCTGCGCGCCGCAGTCGCCGTCACCCACCCCGACCGCGCCCACCCCGACTCCCACCCCCAGTCCCACTGCTTCCTCGTCGCCCCAGCCTGGCGGCACCAACCTCAGCATCGGCGCCGGGGCCGACGGCTCCGGCAAGGCCACCGGGACGAGCTACGGCAACGTGATCGACGGCACCATGGGCACCTACTGGTCGCCGACCGGCTCCACCGGTTCCATCTCCGTCAAGTGGCCCACCGCCACCACCGTGGCCGGCCTCGTCATCCGGGAGGCCGCGGGTTCCGCGGGCTCCATCGGGACCTGGCGGGTCCTCAACGGCGACACCGGAGCAGTCCTCGCCACCGGCAGCGGTGCGGGCGCCATCGCGGTCCCCCGCACCTCGCTGAAGAAGATCACCTTCGAGATCACCGGCTCGACCGGAACGCCGAAGGTCGCCGAGTTCGAGACCTACGCGGGCTAG